One stretch of Hypanus sabinus isolate sHypSab1 chromosome 29, sHypSab1.hap1, whole genome shotgun sequence DNA includes these proteins:
- the LOC132383188 gene encoding zinc finger protein 229-like has protein sequence MEMQFSCSECGKGFTQPSQLKVHQRVHTGERPFNCSDCGKGFSRSSHLLAHQSVHTGERPFTCSECGKGFSRSSHLLAHQSVHTGERPFICCECGKGFTQLSHLKTHQRVHTGETPFTCSECGKGFTRSYHLQTHQRVHTGEKPFICSVCGKGFSHSSHLQTHQSVHTGVRPFICSDCGKGFPRSFQLKVHQRVHTGERPFTCSDCGKGFSRSSHLLAHQSIHTGEKLFTCLDCGKGFSQSSQLKLHQRVHTGERPFTCSECGKGFTQSSHLVAHYRVHTGERPFTCSKCGKGFTQSSTLEVHYRVHTGERPFTCSECGKGFTQSSTLVAHYRLHTGERPFTCSECGKRFTQSCNLVAHYRVHTGEKV, from the coding sequence ATGGAGATGCAGTTCTCCTGCtccgaatgtgggaagggattcactcagccatctcaactgaaagtacaccagcgagttcacactggggagagaccgttcaactgctcagactgtgggaagggattcagtcgatcTTCTCacttactggcacaccagtcagttcacactggggagaggccgttcacctgctctgaatgtgggaagggtttcagtcgatcatctcacctactggcacaccagtcagttcacactggagagaggccattcatctgctgtgagtgtgggaaaggattcactcagttatcccacTTGaagacacaccagcgagttcacactggggaaacacCTTTCACCtgttctgaatgtgggaagggatttactcggtCATATCACTtacagacacaccagcgagtGCATACaggagagaagccgttcatctgttccgtgtgtgggaagggattcagtcactcatcccacctacagacacaccagtcagttcacaccggggtgaggccattcatctgctcagactgtgggaagggatttcctcggtcatttcaactgaaggtacaccagcgagttcacactggggagaggccattcacctgctcagactgtgggaagggattctctcggtcatctcatctactggcacaccagtcaattcacactggggagaaactgtTCAcatgcttggactgtgggaagggattcagtcagtcatctcaactgaagctacatcagcgagttcacactggggagcggccattcacctgctccgaatgtgggaagggattcactcagtcatcccaccttgtGGCTCActatcgagttcacactggggagaggccgttcacctgctccaaatgtgggaagggattcactcagtcatccacccttgAGGTGcactaccgagttcacactggtgaaaggccgttcacctgctctgaatgtggtaaaggattcactcagtcatctacccttGTTGCACACTAccgacttcacactggggagaggccgttcacctgctccgaatgtgggaagagattcactcagtcatgcaACCTTGTGGCGcactaccgggttcacactggggaaaaagTTTAA